Genomic DNA from Nitrospirota bacterium:
ACCATGGATTTCTTTACGGTGACGGGATCTACGAGACCATGCGGGCCTACGAGGGGAAACTCTTTCTCCTCAGGAAGCACCTTGGCCGACTCAAGCTCTCCGCCGATGCCATATCCCTCAAGCTTCCCCTGCCGCTCGACAAGATCGGCGACGCGCTGAACGAATCGCTGAGCATCAACAAACTCCAGGACGCCTATGTTCGGCTCCACATCTCGCGCGGTCCCGGTGAGATCGGGCTTGACCCTGCGCTTTGCGTCGCTCCGACCATGGTGATCGTTGCCAAGCCCTTCCACGATTATCCCGCCGCTTGCTACGAACGCGGGGTTTCCGTCGCCATCGTAACCACACGCCGCAATCATCCGCTTGCGCTCCCGCCGTCCATCAAAGGCACGAACTTTCTGAACAATATCCTCGCCAAGATCGAGGCCGTGAAAGCCCGCGCGTACGAGGGGATCATGCTCAACTGGGAAGGCTATGTAGCGGAGGGGACCATCAGCAATATTTTCATGGTCAGGAAGGGGGTCCTGTATACTCCCCACCTGGACACCGGCATTCTCAAGGGCGTTACGCGCGAACTGGTGCTCCGCCTCGCGAAACGAATTAAGATCCCGGTCAAGGAAGCCATGCTTCGGCCGAAAGACCTCGTGACCTCGAGCGAGTGTTTCATCACGAACACCACCATGGAGATCATGCCGGTAACGACCATAGACAGGAAAAAAATCGGGAAGGGAATCCCCGGCCCGATCACGGCTGACCTGCA
This window encodes:
- the ilvE gene encoding branched-chain-amino-acid transaminase, which translates into the protein MLVYLDGHFVAGEKAQISVFDHGFLYGDGIYETMRAYEGKLFLLRKHLGRLKLSADAISLKLPLPLDKIGDALNESLSINKLQDAYVRLHISRGPGEIGLDPALCVAPTMVIVAKPFHDYPAACYERGVSVAIVTTRRNHPLALPPSIKGTNFLNNILAKIEAVKARAYEGIMLNWEGYVAEGTISNIFMVRKGVLYTPHLDTGILKGVTRELVLRLAKRIKIPVKEAMLRPKDLVTSSECFITNTTMEIMPVTTIDRKKIGKGIPGPITADLHRVYQKEVRAWLKAQAV